From a region of the Mycobacterium sp. SMC-8 genome:
- the eat gene encoding ethanolamine permease, which yields MSGESRAHRATRGVEEHRESQEYLQKRQLQKGTAGWILLAGLGISYVVSGDYSGWNFGLGQGGFGGLAIAAVIIAAMYLAMVLGMAEMSSALPAAGGGYTFARRALGPWGGFATGTAILIEYAIAPAAIATFIGAYVESLNLFGITDGWWVYLAAYAIFIGIHLSGVGEALKVMFVITAIALVGLVVFAIAAIPRFDSANLTDIAVTDAAGASPLLPFGLLGIWAAIPFAIWFFLAIEGVPLAAEEAAEPERNVPKGIIAGMAVLLVTCVTVLVLTPGAGGAAAMSESGNPLVEALGDSTWAKVVNYIGLAGLIASFFSIIYAYSRQLFALSRAGYLPKILSVTNSRKAPTLALIVPGVIGFLLSLIGQGALLLNMAVFGAALSYVLMMVSHIVLRKNEPDMPRPYRTPGGVITTGFALVIAVLAVIATFLVDSVAALCCLLVFAAFMAYFGLYSRHHLVANSPDEEFAAVAAAEDELR from the coding sequence ATGAGCGGCGAGAGTCGTGCCCACCGCGCCACGCGCGGTGTCGAGGAGCACCGCGAGTCACAGGAATATCTGCAGAAGCGGCAATTGCAGAAGGGTACCGCCGGCTGGATCCTGCTGGCCGGGCTGGGCATCAGCTACGTGGTGTCCGGGGACTACTCCGGATGGAACTTCGGCCTCGGGCAGGGCGGCTTCGGCGGTCTGGCCATCGCCGCGGTCATCATCGCGGCGATGTACCTGGCGATGGTGCTCGGCATGGCCGAGATGTCGTCGGCGCTGCCGGCCGCCGGCGGCGGGTACACGTTCGCGCGCCGGGCACTCGGCCCGTGGGGCGGGTTCGCCACCGGCACCGCCATCCTGATCGAGTACGCGATCGCGCCGGCCGCGATCGCGACGTTCATCGGCGCCTACGTCGAATCGCTCAACCTGTTCGGCATCACCGACGGGTGGTGGGTCTACCTCGCCGCGTACGCCATCTTCATCGGCATCCATCTGTCCGGTGTCGGGGAGGCGCTCAAGGTCATGTTCGTGATCACCGCGATCGCGCTGGTCGGCCTCGTGGTGTTCGCCATCGCGGCGATCCCGCGGTTCGACAGCGCCAACCTGACCGATATCGCGGTCACCGACGCTGCCGGCGCCTCGCCCCTGTTGCCCTTCGGTCTGCTCGGAATCTGGGCGGCGATCCCCTTCGCGATCTGGTTCTTCCTGGCCATCGAAGGCGTCCCGCTGGCCGCCGAGGAGGCCGCCGAACCGGAGCGCAACGTCCCCAAGGGAATCATCGCCGGAATGGCGGTGCTGCTGGTGACGTGCGTGACCGTGCTGGTCCTCACACCGGGCGCCGGCGGCGCGGCCGCGATGTCGGAGTCGGGGAACCCGCTCGTCGAGGCCCTCGGTGACAGCACCTGGGCCAAGGTCGTCAACTACATCGGACTCGCCGGGCTGATCGCCAGCTTCTTCTCGATCATCTATGCCTACTCGCGCCAGCTCTTCGCGCTGTCGCGGGCCGGGTACCTGCCGAAGATCCTGTCGGTGACGAACTCGCGCAAGGCACCGACGCTGGCGTTGATTGTGCCCGGCGTGATCGGGTTCCTGTTGTCGCTGATCGGCCAGGGGGCCCTGCTGTTGAACATGGCGGTGTTCGGAGCCGCGCTGAGTTACGTGCTGATGATGGTCAGCCACATCGTGCTGCGCAAGAACGAGCCGGACATGCCGCGGCCCTACCGCACCCCGGGCGGCGTGATCACGACGGGCTTCGCCCTCGTGATCGCGGTACTGGCGGTCATCGCGACGTTCCTGGTGGACAGCGTCGCCGCGTTGTGCTGCCTATTGGTCTTCGCGGCGTTCATGGCGTACTTCGGTCTCTACAGCCGGCACCATCTGGTGGCCAACTCCCCCGACGAGGAGTTCGCCGCCGTGGCCGCCGCCGAGGACGAGCTCAGGTGA
- the eutC gene encoding ethanolamine ammonia-lyase subunit EutC produces the protein MSAAKDVSPEDVWAPLRSATRARIGLGRAGNALPSRRVLEFKAAHSAARDAVHVPLDTDAFAAEVEALGLGAPLLVRSRAADRAEYLRRPDLGRQPADVDALPQTGADIGVVLADGLSPRALAEHGVGLLTALADEFDGHYRLAPPVIATQARVALGDHVGAALGVTTLLMVIGERPGLSVADSLGIYLTHQPRVGRTDADRNCISNIHPPDGLDYRTAARTAAVLVAGARRLGRSGVALKDTSRAQLPG, from the coding sequence ATGAGCGCCGCGAAAGACGTTTCCCCCGAGGATGTCTGGGCGCCGCTGCGCAGCGCCACCCGGGCCCGTATCGGTCTCGGGCGGGCCGGCAACGCCCTGCCGTCGCGTCGCGTGCTGGAGTTCAAGGCCGCCCACTCGGCGGCCCGCGACGCCGTCCATGTGCCGTTGGACACCGACGCATTCGCCGCCGAGGTAGAGGCTCTCGGTCTCGGCGCACCGCTGCTGGTGCGCAGCCGCGCGGCCGACCGTGCCGAATACCTGCGCCGGCCCGACCTCGGGCGCCAACCGGCCGACGTCGACGCGCTGCCCCAGACCGGGGCCGACATCGGCGTCGTGCTGGCCGACGGGCTGTCCCCGCGCGCGCTGGCCGAGCACGGCGTCGGACTGCTCACAGCGCTGGCCGATGAGTTCGACGGCCACTACCGGCTGGCGCCGCCGGTGATCGCCACCCAGGCGCGGGTCGCGCTCGGCGACCACGTCGGCGCGGCACTGGGCGTGACGACACTGCTGATGGTCATCGGCGAGCGTCCGGGCCTGTCGGTTGCGGACAGTCTTGGGATCTACCTGACCCATCAGCCGCGGGTGGGCCGCACCGACGCCGACCGCAACTGCATCTCCAACATCCACCCACCGGACGGTTTGGACTACCGCACCGCCGCCCGCACCGCGGCCGTCCTGGTCGCCGGTGCCCGGCGGCTCGGGCGTTCGGGGGTGGCGCTCAAGGACACCTCGCGGGCCCAGTTGCCCGGCTGA
- a CDS encoding catalase, producing MPAPRKRDQSAPAKVSPTGASKSTDEQPDPRAQTGRFLTTAQGVRIPDTDHSLKAGSRGPTLMEDFHLREKITHFDHERIPERVVHARGAAAHGVFEAYGNAASITKAAFLASKGKQTDVFCRFSTVLGSRGSADTVRDTRGFAVKFYTDEGTFDLVGNNIPVFFIQDGIKFPDVIHAGKPHPDREIPQAQSAHDTFWDFVSLHTEATHHVLWNMSDRGIPRSYRTMEGFGVHTFRLVNAKGETSLVKLHWKPVAGVHSLVWEEAQLAAGFDPDFHRRDMADGIEAGAPLEYELGVQVMPDDGTETFEGIDLLDPTKIVPEELVPVQLIGKLTLNRNPTNYFAETEQVAFHTGNLVPGIEVTNDPLMQARLFSYLDTQLTRLGGPNFTQLPINRPRCPVNDMLRDGMHQSAIHTGQAPYRPNSIDGGEPVVADADEGGYVQTARPVEGRVARVAPTSFDDHFTQAAMFYRSLTPIEQAHVVEAFTFELGKCYEQAIKERQLEVLSNVDAELCEQVAQGLGLPAPKGNPPAEVTLSPALSQVVTTRGPVKGRKVAIIADRDSDLAGVAKLVKSLDKAGVIPAIVAPAGGTLKSGRRTLTVDRTFDTARSIEFDAVVVAGGALENVDIKMVILLHEMLRHCKPLGAWGDARAALQKVDIDLQDPGVVTDDDASSSFGAELLAALGLHRVWDRADSVMASAVAPVRAAAPATRRTRRRK from the coding sequence ATGCCCGCTCCGCGTAAGCGAGACCAGTCCGCCCCTGCCAAGGTCAGTCCCACCGGTGCGTCGAAAAGCACTGACGAACAACCTGATCCGCGCGCACAGACGGGCCGGTTCCTCACCACCGCGCAGGGCGTCCGGATCCCCGACACCGATCACTCGCTGAAGGCGGGCAGCCGCGGCCCCACGCTGATGGAGGACTTCCACCTCCGGGAGAAGATCACCCATTTCGACCACGAACGGATCCCCGAGCGGGTGGTGCACGCCAGAGGCGCTGCGGCCCATGGCGTCTTCGAGGCCTACGGCAACGCCGCCTCGATCACCAAAGCGGCGTTCCTGGCGTCCAAGGGTAAGCAGACCGACGTCTTCTGCCGTTTCTCCACCGTGCTGGGTTCCCGCGGGTCCGCCGACACCGTGCGCGACACCCGGGGTTTCGCGGTCAAGTTCTACACCGACGAAGGCACGTTCGATCTCGTCGGCAACAACATCCCGGTCTTCTTCATCCAGGACGGCATCAAGTTCCCCGACGTGATCCACGCGGGCAAGCCGCATCCCGATCGTGAGATACCGCAGGCCCAGTCGGCGCACGACACGTTCTGGGACTTCGTGTCCCTGCACACCGAGGCCACCCACCACGTGCTGTGGAACATGAGTGACCGCGGCATCCCGCGGTCCTACCGCACCATGGAGGGCTTCGGGGTCCACACCTTCCGGCTGGTCAACGCCAAGGGCGAGACCAGCCTGGTGAAACTCCACTGGAAGCCGGTCGCCGGGGTGCACTCACTGGTGTGGGAGGAGGCCCAGCTGGCCGCCGGTTTCGATCCTGACTTCCACCGCCGCGACATGGCCGACGGCATCGAGGCGGGCGCGCCACTGGAGTATGAGCTCGGCGTGCAGGTGATGCCCGACGACGGCACCGAGACCTTCGAGGGCATCGACCTGCTCGACCCGACCAAGATCGTGCCTGAGGAACTGGTCCCGGTGCAGCTGATCGGGAAGCTCACGCTCAACCGCAACCCCACCAACTATTTCGCCGAGACCGAGCAGGTGGCCTTCCACACCGGCAACCTGGTCCCCGGAATCGAGGTCACCAACGACCCGCTGATGCAGGCCCGGCTGTTCTCGTACCTGGACACACAGCTGACCAGGCTGGGCGGGCCGAATTTCACTCAGCTGCCGATCAACCGGCCCCGCTGCCCGGTCAACGACATGTTGCGCGACGGTATGCACCAGAGCGCGATCCACACCGGGCAGGCGCCGTACCGGCCGAACAGCATCGACGGCGGCGAGCCCGTGGTCGCCGATGCGGACGAGGGCGGCTACGTGCAGACCGCCCGTCCGGTGGAGGGCCGGGTGGCGCGGGTCGCACCGACGTCGTTCGACGACCATTTCACCCAGGCGGCGATGTTCTACCGCTCGCTGACCCCGATCGAGCAGGCACACGTCGTCGAGGCGTTCACCTTCGAGCTCGGCAAGTGCTACGAGCAAGCCATCAAGGAACGGCAGCTGGAGGTGCTGTCCAACGTCGACGCCGAACTCTGCGAGCAGGTGGCGCAGGGACTCGGACTGCCCGCGCCGAAGGGTAATCCACCGGCCGAGGTGACGCTGTCACCGGCCCTGTCGCAGGTCGTCACCACACGGGGCCCGGTGAAGGGGCGCAAGGTGGCGATCATCGCCGACAGGGATTCCGATCTCGCCGGGGTCGCCAAACTCGTCAAGTCGCTGGACAAGGCCGGTGTCATCCCGGCGATCGTCGCGCCGGCGGGCGGCACTCTGAAGTCGGGCCGGCGCACCCTGACCGTGGACCGCACCTTCGACACCGCGCGCTCGATCGAGTTCGACGCCGTCGTGGTGGCCGGCGGCGCACTGGAGAATGTCGACATCAAAATGGTGATCCTGCTGCACGAGATGCTGCGGCACTGCAAGCCGTTGGGCGCGTGGGGCGATGCGCGTGCGGCGTTGCAGAAGGTCGACATCGACCTGCAGGATCCCGGCGTGGTGACCGACGATGACGCCTCGTCGTCGTTCGGTGCCGAACTGCTGGCCGCGCTGGGTCTGCACCGGGTGTGGGACCGCGCCGATTCGGTGATGGCCTCGGCGGTGGCACCGGTGCGCGCGGCGGCACCGGCCACCCGCCGGACTCGCCGCAGAAAGTGA
- a CDS encoding Tex family protein: protein MIKSGPVKSVNARLAAELAVGESQVAAAVRLLDEGATVPFIARYRKEVTGSLDDGQLRVLEERLAYLRELDDRRNAVLASIKEQGKLTDDLTAALMAADTKARVEDIYLPFKPKRRTKAQIAREAGLQPLAESLLTDPAQVPEEAAAEYLGESVPDAAAALDGARHIIVERAAEDAELVGALRERFWEHGVLRTRPASEGSVNAEKAQKFRDYFDHCEQLWAMPSHRVLAVLRGEKEQVLALSLDGGDEDTYQAMIAAALGVDLTAAAPATPWLAATVGFAWRTRLSVSASVDARVRLRLRAEQDAVAVFAKNLKDLLLAAPAGNRTTMGLDPGFRTGVKVAVVDGTGKVLDTCAIYPHQPQKQWDQAKATLAALVVRHGVELIAVGNGTASRETDALASELIADVRAAGGTAPAKAMVSEAGASVYSASAYAAHELPDLDVTLRGAVSIARRLQDPLAELVKIEPKSIGVGQYQHDITPGILARSLGAVVEDAVNAVGVDLNTASVPLLSRVSGITESLAEAIVAHRDKAGRFQNRRALLDVPRLGPKAFEQCAGFLRIRDGQDPLDASGVHPESYPVVRRILDRSNVTLAEIIGNERALRQLRPVDFADDRFGIPTVTDILAELEKPGRDPRPAFTTATFAAGVEKVADLKVGMILEGVVTNVAAFGAFVDVGVHQDGLVHVSAMADRFVSDPHEVVRSGQVVRVKVVDVDVDRQRIGLSLRLNDEAKPERGPRRAERPGPPKRNPQRTNNSGRREQSRPAGSMAQALRDAGFGR from the coding sequence GTGATCAAGTCTGGCCCGGTCAAATCCGTAAACGCCCGTCTCGCTGCAGAACTGGCCGTAGGGGAGTCGCAGGTCGCCGCGGCGGTGCGCCTGCTCGACGAGGGTGCGACGGTGCCGTTCATCGCCCGCTACCGCAAGGAGGTCACCGGCAGCCTCGACGACGGTCAGCTGCGTGTGCTGGAGGAGCGGTTGGCCTATCTGCGCGAGCTCGACGACCGGCGCAACGCGGTGCTGGCCTCGATCAAGGAGCAGGGCAAACTCACCGATGACCTGACCGCGGCGCTGATGGCCGCCGACACCAAGGCCCGTGTCGAGGACATCTATCTGCCGTTCAAACCGAAGCGGCGGACCAAGGCGCAGATCGCCCGCGAGGCAGGCCTGCAGCCGCTGGCCGAAAGCCTGCTGACCGACCCGGCCCAGGTGCCCGAGGAGGCGGCCGCGGAGTACCTCGGTGAGAGCGTGCCCGACGCCGCCGCGGCACTCGACGGGGCACGCCACATCATCGTCGAGCGCGCCGCCGAGGACGCCGAGCTGGTGGGCGCACTGCGGGAACGCTTCTGGGAGCACGGCGTGCTGAGGACCAGGCCCGCATCCGAGGGATCCGTGAACGCGGAGAAGGCGCAGAAGTTCCGCGACTACTTCGACCACTGCGAGCAGCTCTGGGCGATGCCGTCCCACCGGGTGCTGGCGGTGCTGCGCGGCGAGAAGGAGCAGGTGCTGGCGCTGAGCCTGGACGGCGGGGACGAGGACACCTACCAGGCGATGATCGCCGCCGCGCTGGGCGTCGACCTGACCGCGGCCGCACCGGCCACCCCGTGGCTGGCTGCCACGGTCGGCTTCGCGTGGCGCACCCGGCTGTCGGTGTCGGCGTCGGTGGACGCCCGGGTGCGGCTGCGGCTGCGGGCCGAGCAGGACGCCGTCGCGGTGTTCGCCAAGAACCTCAAGGACCTGCTGTTGGCCGCGCCCGCGGGCAACCGCACCACGATGGGGCTCGATCCCGGCTTCCGGACCGGGGTGAAGGTCGCCGTCGTGGACGGCACCGGCAAGGTGCTCGACACCTGCGCGATCTATCCGCACCAGCCGCAGAAGCAGTGGGACCAGGCCAAGGCGACGCTGGCAGCACTGGTGGTGCGCCACGGCGTCGAGCTGATCGCGGTGGGCAACGGCACCGCGTCCCGCGAAACCGACGCATTGGCAAGTGAACTCATCGCCGACGTTCGGGCAGCGGGGGGCACGGCGCCGGCCAAGGCGATGGTCAGCGAGGCCGGCGCGTCGGTGTACTCGGCGTCGGCCTACGCCGCGCACGAGCTGCCGGATCTCGACGTCACCCTGCGGGGTGCGGTGTCCATCGCCCGGCGCCTGCAGGACCCGCTCGCCGAGCTCGTCAAGATCGAGCCCAAGTCCATCGGGGTGGGGCAGTACCAGCACGACATCACCCCCGGCATCCTGGCCAGAAGCCTTGGCGCGGTGGTCGAGGACGCGGTGAACGCCGTCGGCGTGGACCTCAACACCGCGTCGGTTCCGCTGTTGTCGCGGGTCTCGGGGATCACCGAGTCGCTGGCCGAGGCGATCGTCGCTCACCGCGACAAGGCCGGCCGGTTCCAGAACCGCCGCGCGCTGCTCGACGTTCCCCGGCTGGGGCCCAAGGCTTTCGAGCAGTGCGCCGGCTTCCTGCGGATCCGCGACGGGCAGGACCCGCTGGACGCGTCCGGCGTGCACCCCGAGTCCTATCCGGTGGTGCGGCGCATCCTGGACCGCTCGAACGTCACGCTCGCCGAGATCATCGGCAACGAACGCGCGCTGCGGCAACTGCGGCCCGTCGACTTCGCCGACGACCGGTTCGGCATCCCGACGGTGACCGACATCCTCGCCGAGCTGGAGAAGCCCGGCCGCGACCCTCGTCCGGCGTTCACCACTGCGACGTTCGCCGCCGGAGTGGAGAAGGTCGCCGACCTCAAGGTCGGGATGATCCTGGAGGGCGTGGTGACCAATGTGGCGGCGTTCGGCGCGTTCGTCGACGTGGGTGTGCACCAGGACGGGCTCGTGCACGTCTCGGCGATGGCCGACCGCTTCGTCTCCGACCCGCACGAAGTGGTGCGCTCAGGTCAGGTGGTGCGGGTCAAGGTCGTCGACGTCGACGTCGACCGGCAGCGCATCGGCCTGAGCCTGCGCCTCAACGACGAGGCCAAGCCCGAGCGCGGCCCCCGGCGCGCCGAACGGCCAGGACCTCCGAAGCGGAATCCGCAGCGCACCAACAACTCCGGACGTCGTGAGCAGAGCCGCCCGGCCGGCTCGATGGCGCAGGCGTTACGGGACGCGGGCTTCGGCCGATGA
- a CDS encoding thiamine pyrophosphate-requiring protein yields the protein MPTDVSDFILDRLRQWNITHVFGYPGDGINGLISALSRAHDDPRFVQARHEEMAAMAAVGYAKFSGEVGVCLATSGPGAVHLLNGLYDAKLDHVPVVAIIGQTARSAMGSSYQQEVDLQALFADVASDYVVEVNVSEQLPMALDRAIRTARTRRAPTVVIVPSDLQDTEYEPPEHQGKHLPSSDPVDEFGVITPAEGQVRRAAEILNDGERVAILIGQGARGARREVVRVAELTGAGVAKALLGKDVLPDDLPFVTGPIGMLGSRPSHKMMRACDTLLIVGSNFPYTQYLPEFGQARAVQIDDDGTSIGMRYPTELNIVADARVTLAGLQQHLRPKPHTHWRESIETDVRRWWTDLEQECMRPAQPVNPMRIAWELPDRLPDNAIVTADSGSSTAWYAQCVKFTAGVRGSVSGTLASMGCAVPYAIGAKFAYPDRPAIALVGDGAMQMNGLNELLTIARYRDEWDDQRLVVCVFGNGDLNQVTWELRESGTPRFEPSQTLPAVSYAAVAQTMGVDARTVESEDDLGRAWDWALSAPGPTLLDVRCDPEIPSV from the coding sequence ATGCCCACCGATGTGTCCGACTTCATCCTCGACCGCCTCCGCCAGTGGAACATCACCCACGTCTTCGGCTACCCGGGTGACGGCATCAACGGGCTGATCTCGGCGCTGAGCCGCGCCCACGACGATCCCCGGTTCGTCCAGGCCCGCCACGAGGAGATGGCCGCGATGGCCGCCGTCGGGTACGCCAAGTTCTCCGGCGAGGTCGGGGTCTGCCTGGCGACCTCCGGACCGGGCGCGGTCCACCTGCTCAACGGTCTCTACGACGCCAAACTCGACCATGTGCCGGTGGTCGCGATCATCGGGCAGACCGCGCGCAGCGCGATGGGCAGCAGCTACCAGCAGGAGGTGGACCTGCAGGCGCTGTTCGCCGACGTGGCCAGTGACTATGTCGTCGAGGTCAACGTGTCCGAACAGCTGCCCATGGCGCTGGACCGGGCCATCCGGACAGCGAGGACCCGGCGCGCGCCGACGGTCGTCATCGTCCCGTCCGATCTTCAGGACACGGAGTACGAACCGCCAGAGCACCAGGGCAAGCACCTCCCGTCCAGCGATCCCGTCGACGAGTTCGGGGTCATCACGCCCGCCGAGGGCCAGGTGCGGCGGGCGGCGGAGATCCTCAACGACGGCGAACGGGTCGCCATCCTGATCGGCCAGGGCGCACGCGGGGCACGGCGGGAGGTCGTCCGGGTCGCCGAACTCACCGGCGCCGGAGTGGCGAAAGCCTTGCTGGGCAAGGACGTTCTACCGGACGACCTGCCGTTCGTCACCGGCCCGATCGGCATGCTCGGGTCCCGACCGAGCCACAAGATGATGCGCGCCTGCGACACCCTGCTGATCGTCGGCTCGAACTTCCCCTACACCCAGTACCTCCCAGAGTTCGGTCAGGCCCGCGCGGTCCAGATCGACGACGACGGCACCTCGATCGGGATGCGGTATCCGACCGAGCTGAACATCGTCGCCGACGCCCGGGTCACCCTGGCTGGGCTGCAACAGCATCTACGTCCGAAGCCTCATACCCACTGGCGCGAAAGCATCGAAACGGACGTGCGGCGGTGGTGGACTGATCTGGAACAGGAGTGCATGCGTCCGGCTCAGCCGGTGAATCCGATGCGTATCGCCTGGGAGCTGCCGGATCGGTTGCCGGACAACGCGATCGTGACAGCCGATTCCGGATCCTCGACGGCCTGGTATGCGCAGTGTGTGAAGTTCACCGCCGGTGTCCGGGGATCGGTGTCGGGAACGCTGGCCTCGATGGGGTGTGCGGTGCCGTACGCGATCGGCGCGAAATTCGCCTATCCCGACCGTCCCGCGATCGCGCTGGTCGGTGACGGCGCGATGCAGATGAACGGCCTCAACGAACTGCTGACCATCGCCCGCTACCGCGACGAGTGGGACGACCAGCGCCTCGTGGTGTGCGTGTTCGGCAACGGTGACCTCAACCAGGTGACCTGGGAGCTGCGCGAGAGCGGCACGCCGAGGTTCGAGCCGTCCCAGACCCTGCCCGCCGTCAGCTACGCCGCGGTGGCGCAGACCATGGGCGTGGACGCCAGGACGGTCGAATCGGAAGACGACCTCGGCCGCGCGTGGGACTGGGCGTTGTCGGCGCCGGGTCCCACCCTGCTCGATGTGCGCTGCGATCCGGAGATCCCGAGCGTTTGA
- a CDS encoding sensor domain-containing protein: protein MTKAARWCSAGVGVVALLTSCTRHVDNPQARPASLAAPITTLQVADLLSPKVSGEDGNLFVVAEPERCAGLAREVDPPFLDAPGPLATDGGHWMTEDGRFYVEEMVAVYRSDFDPATALDTVRQTVKRCGGTALSVTTMRDRSYDFEVRPHPSTAPEGTVLWSLRASDWNCDNLFVAAHNAAVEITTCGGAPGYDVPALAADALKRIEALADTTA, encoded by the coding sequence ATGACGAAGGCGGCGCGATGGTGCTCGGCGGGGGTCGGGGTCGTCGCGCTGCTGACCTCCTGCACCCGGCACGTGGACAACCCGCAGGCGCGGCCCGCATCGCTGGCCGCGCCGATCACCACGCTTCAGGTCGCCGATCTGCTCAGCCCGAAGGTGTCCGGCGAGGACGGCAATCTGTTCGTGGTCGCCGAGCCGGAGCGCTGCGCCGGGCTGGCCCGCGAGGTGGACCCGCCGTTCCTCGACGCGCCCGGCCCGCTGGCCACCGACGGCGGGCACTGGATGACCGAGGACGGCCGGTTCTACGTCGAGGAGATGGTTGCGGTCTACCGATCGGATTTTGATCCCGCCACGGCGCTGGACACGGTGCGGCAGACCGTAAAACGGTGTGGCGGCACCGCGTTGAGCGTCACGACGATGCGGGACCGCTCCTACGACTTCGAGGTGCGGCCACACCCGTCGACCGCACCGGAGGGCACCGTGCTCTGGTCCCTGCGCGCGTCTGATTGGAACTGCGACAACCTGTTCGTGGCCGCGCACAACGCCGCCGTTGAGATCACCACCTGCGGTGGCGCACCCGGCTATGACGTGCCGGCGCTGGCCGCCGACGCGCTGAAGCGGATCGAGGCGCTGGCCGACACCACCGCGTGA
- a CDS encoding ethanolamine ammonia-lyase subunit EutB yields the protein MTYRQQVCGHTYQFDGLVEVMAKATPVRSGDELAGCAAESDAERAAAAWILADLPLATFLDEQVVPYETDDVTRLIIDTHDRQAFAPVAHLTVGGLRDWLLDTACQAGSAERIAAVAPGLTPEMVAAVSKIMRNQDLIAVAAGAAVHAAFRTSIGVPGTLATRLQPNHPTDDPRGIAAATLDGLLMGCGDAVIGINPATDSPQHTEDLLHLLDEIRLRFDIPMQSCVLTHVTTTMELIERGAPVDLVFQSIAGTQGANASFGITLPMLQEANEAGRALGRGTVGDNVMYLETGQGSALSAGAHLGTGGRPVDQQTLETRAYGVARALDPLLVNTVVGFIGPEYLYDGKQIIRAGLEDHFCGKLLGLPMGVDVCHTNHAEADQDDMDTLLTLLGVAGAAFVITVPGADDVMLGYQSLAFHDALYVRNALKLRPAPEFEAWLARLGMADDDGRVLPVDPAASPLLALAAGS from the coding sequence GTGACCTACCGCCAACAGGTTTGCGGGCACACCTACCAGTTCGACGGTCTCGTCGAGGTGATGGCCAAGGCCACCCCGGTCCGCTCCGGCGACGAGCTCGCCGGGTGCGCGGCCGAATCCGATGCCGAAAGAGCCGCTGCGGCATGGATTCTCGCCGATCTACCGTTGGCCACCTTCCTCGACGAACAGGTGGTGCCCTACGAGACCGACGACGTCACGCGGCTGATCATCGACACCCACGACCGGCAGGCGTTCGCCCCGGTGGCCCACCTGACCGTCGGCGGCCTACGAGACTGGTTGCTGGACACCGCATGTCAGGCCGGCAGCGCCGAACGCATCGCGGCGGTCGCTCCGGGGCTCACCCCGGAGATGGTGGCGGCGGTGTCGAAGATCATGCGCAACCAGGATCTGATCGCGGTGGCCGCGGGCGCTGCCGTGCACGCCGCGTTCCGGACCTCGATCGGGGTGCCGGGCACGCTGGCGACGCGGCTGCAACCCAACCACCCGACCGACGATCCGCGGGGCATCGCGGCGGCCACGCTGGACGGGTTGCTGATGGGCTGCGGTGACGCGGTCATCGGTATCAACCCGGCCACCGACTCGCCACAGCACACCGAGGATCTGCTGCATCTGCTCGACGAGATCCGGCTGCGGTTCGACATCCCGATGCAGTCCTGCGTGCTGACCCACGTGACCACCACGATGGAGCTCATCGAGCGGGGTGCCCCGGTCGACCTGGTGTTCCAGTCGATCGCCGGAACCCAGGGCGCCAACGCCAGCTTCGGCATCACGCTGCCGATGCTGCAGGAGGCCAACGAGGCAGGCCGTGCGCTGGGCCGCGGCACCGTCGGCGACAACGTGATGTATCTGGAGACCGGGCAGGGTTCGGCACTGTCGGCGGGAGCGCACCTGGGCACCGGCGGCCGCCCGGTGGACCAGCAGACCCTGGAGACCAGGGCCTACGGCGTGGCCCGGGCGCTGGACCCGCTGCTGGTGAACACCGTCGTGGGTTTCATCGGCCCCGAGTATCTCTATGACGGCAAACAGATCATCCGGGCGGGGCTGGAGGACCACTTCTGCGGCAAGCTGCTCGGGCTGCCGATGGGTGTGGACGTGTGCCACACCAACCATGCCGAAGCGGATCAGGACGACATGGACACGCTGCTGACCCTGCTCGGTGTGGCCGGTGCCGCCTTCGTCATCACCGTGCCCGGCGCCGACGACGTGATGCTGGGCTATCAGAGCCTGGCGTTCCATGACGCGCTGTATGTCCGCAATGCGCTGAAGCTGCGGCCGGCGCCGGAGTTCGAGGCGTGGCTGGCCCGGCTGGGCATGGCCGACGACGACGGCAGGGTGCTGCCGGTCGATCCAGCCGCCTCTCCGCTGCTGGCCCTGGCGGCTGGGTCATGA